In the Topomyia yanbarensis strain Yona2022 chromosome 3, ASM3024719v1, whole genome shotgun sequence genome, one interval contains:
- the LOC131690082 gene encoding GDP-mannose 4,6 dehydratase — MSTEKLLGHPEGSLVENNRRIALLTGITGQDGSYLAEFLLGKGYEVHGIIRRASTFNTSRIEHLYADPHTHKQGKMKLHYGDMTDSSCLVKIIASVRPSEVYNLAAQSHVKVSFDLSEYTAEVDAVGTLRLLDAIRTCGLEKNVRFYQASTSELYGKVVETPQNEKTPFYPRSPYACAKMYAFWIVVNYREAYDMFACNGILFNHESPRRGENFVTRKITRSVAKIYLNQLECLELGNLDSKRDWGHAKDYVEAMWLMLQQDQPQDYVIATGECHSVREFLEESFRFIGREIEWRGSGVDEVGVEKGTETVRVRINPKYFRPTEVDFLLGDASKAKAELGWTPKVTFLELVADMMKADIELMQRNPSA; from the exons ATGTCAACAGAAAAATTACTCGGTCATCCCGAAGGATCTTTGGTGGAAAACAATCGGCGAATAGCGTTGTTAACTGGTATTACGGGTCAG GATGGTTCCTACCTGGCTGAGTTTCTGCTGGGAAAAGGTTATGAGGTTCATGGGATCATCCGCCGGGCAAGTACTTTCAATACATCGCGCATTGAACATTTATATGCGGATCCACATACCCATAAGCAGGGCAAAATGAAGCTGCAttatggtgacatgaccgacAGTAGCTGTCTAGTGAAGATTATCGCTAGTGTTCGGCCATCTGAGGTCTACAATTTGGCGGCGCAGAGCCACGTTAAGGTTTCGTTTGATTTGAGCGAGTACACGGCGGAGGTTGATGCAGTGGGAACCCTCCGGCTGCTGGACGCCATCAGAACATGtggtttagaaaaaaatgtccgGTTCTATCAAGCGAGTACATCAGAATTGTACGGGAAGGTTGTAGAAACACCACAGAATGAGAAGACACCTTTCTATCCACGGTCACCGTACGCTTGTGCCAAAATGTATGCCTTTTGGATTGTGGTGAATTATCGGGAAGCTTACGATATGTTTGCCTGCAATGGTATTCTGTTTAACCACGAGTCTCCGCGACGTGGGGAGAATTTTGTGACAAGAAAGATCACTCGTTCAGTGGCGAAGATTTACCTAAATCAGTTAGAGTGCCTGGAGTTGGGAAATCTTGATTCCAAGCGCGATTGGGGACATGCTAAGGACTATGTGGAAGCTATGTGGTTAATGTTGCAGCAGGATCAACCACAAGATTATGTGATCGCCACTGGCGAGTGTCACTCGGTGCGTGAATTTCTGGAGGAATCATTCAGATTCATTGGCCGCGAAATAGAATGGCGAGGTAGCGGAGTAGATGAGGTGGGTGTAGAGAAAGGTACAGAAACGGTACGTGTTCGGATTAATCCGAAGTATTTCCGCCCGACTGAGGTAGATTTCCTGCTTGGAGATGCCAGCAAGGCGAAGGCCGAACTGGGATGGACTccgaaggtgacgtttttggaGCTGGTAGCCGATATGATGAAAGCAGATATCGAGCTGATGCAGAGGAACCCTAGCGCCTAA